One genomic region from Corallococcus macrosporus encodes:
- a CDS encoding MaoC family dehydratase N-terminal domain-containing protein, whose protein sequence is MLDKNAIGRASPPTLNEVEKGAIRRFAEAIGDYNPIYYDEEYARASGYPTIVAPPTFPASFHSAADLRELLGVGIKSLLHAEQGFDYERPIFAGDRIYVSTRVSDVFERPGMSGKMDIAVIEDEGRDEEGNLVFRARRTLVVRAAKENA, encoded by the coding sequence ATGCTGGACAAGAACGCGATTGGCCGCGCCTCGCCGCCGACGCTCAACGAGGTGGAGAAGGGCGCCATCCGGCGCTTCGCCGAAGCGATTGGCGACTACAATCCCATCTACTACGACGAGGAGTACGCCCGTGCTTCGGGCTACCCCACCATCGTCGCGCCGCCCACGTTCCCCGCGTCGTTCCATTCGGCCGCGGACCTCCGGGAGCTGCTGGGGGTGGGCATCAAGAGCCTGCTGCATGCCGAGCAGGGCTTTGACTACGAGCGGCCCATCTTCGCGGGGGACCGCATCTACGTGTCCACCCGCGTGTCGGACGTCTTCGAGCGGCCGGGCATGTCCGGCAAGATGGACATCGCGGTCATCGAGGACGAAGGCCGGGACGAAGAGGGCAACCTCGTCTTCCGCGCCCGCCGGACCCTCGTGGTGCGTGCCGCCAAGGAGAACGCCTGA
- a CDS encoding MaoC family dehydratase, whose protein sequence is MPARKLYFESIRVGDELPALAKAPVDRVQLSRYAGASGDYNPVHVDELYAKSVGMPSVYAPGMLVMGMLGQLISDWARGGQLRRYNVRFIKMVWPGDTVVCKGRVSDRHGSGGRYFVEIDLWAENQKGELVMKGGSQIQLFYSLEDENRQRSGQSPIVVEVPRESLVVPAPATPEAATSAPPAAPERDRDEDDEDDEEADEPRSGASSKKTAPREKPAAKTASLPAAKKAKK, encoded by the coding sequence ATGCCCGCGCGCAAGCTCTACTTCGAATCCATCCGCGTCGGTGACGAGCTGCCGGCGCTGGCCAAGGCCCCGGTGGACCGCGTCCAGTTGTCGCGCTACGCGGGCGCCTCCGGCGACTACAACCCCGTGCACGTGGACGAGCTCTACGCCAAGAGCGTGGGCATGCCGTCCGTCTACGCCCCCGGCATGCTCGTCATGGGCATGCTCGGCCAGCTCATCAGCGACTGGGCGCGTGGCGGCCAGCTGCGGCGCTACAACGTCCGCTTCATCAAGATGGTGTGGCCGGGCGACACCGTGGTCTGCAAGGGCCGCGTGAGCGACCGCCACGGCTCCGGCGGCCGGTACTTCGTGGAGATCGACCTCTGGGCGGAGAACCAGAAGGGCGAGCTCGTCATGAAGGGCGGCTCGCAGATCCAGCTCTTCTACTCGCTGGAGGACGAGAACCGGCAGCGCTCCGGCCAGTCCCCCATCGTCGTGGAGGTCCCCCGCGAGAGCCTGGTCGTCCCGGCCCCCGCCACCCCGGAGGCCGCCACCAGCGCCCCGCCGGCCGCCCCCGAGCGCGACCGCGACGAGGACGATGAGGACGACGAGGAGGCGGACGAGCCCCGCTCCGGCGCCTCCTCCAAGAAGACCGCCCCCCGGGAGAAGCCCGCCGCCAAGACGGCGTCCCTCCCGGCCGCGAAGAAGGCCAAGAAGTAG